CGGCATGTGGATAATATAAATATCAATCCGCATGTAATCAAAGAAAAATGTGGTGATGATTACCTGGTTGATGATAGTACCTTTATTTATCAAGGGAATTGATCAGTGCTTCACTAAACATTTTGTTGAATGATTCATATGCCTCATATGATGAGTCAAGCAGTATATTATTGAAACACATAAATTTCAGAATCAGCCGTATCTATAAGAATGAACGAAAGATCGAAAACTATCAGACAGGAAATCATAAGTTACCTTGAAAGCCGCCCCATGACGGTACGGGATATCTCACAATCCGTTGGTATCATGGAAAAGGATGTTGTTCATCATTTAGGCTTCATAGATAAAACTGTTCGGACCCAAAAGAAAAGGATATATATGAAACCTTACTACTGCCTGAATTGCGGATTCAAATTCAAAAACAGGAAACGATTCCTAAAGCCGGGAAAATGCCCGTCTTGCAGAAAGGGTGGAATAGCGTCAGCGGTTTTCTGGATCGCA
This window of the uncultured Desulfobacter sp. genome carries:
- a CDS encoding ArsR family transcriptional regulator, producing the protein MNERSKTIRQEIISYLESRPMTVRDISQSVGIMEKDVVHHLGFIDKTVRTQKKRIYMKPYYCLNCGFKFKNRKRFLKPGKCPSCRKGGIASAVFWIAS